A single region of the Changchengzhania lutea genome encodes:
- a CDS encoding efflux RND transporter permease subunit: MTDKKKVDKEFVLSSWAINNKTTMYVLITLILFLGASAYFSMPRESFPEIKETKIYISSVYPGNTAEDIEKLITDPIEDKLKTVSNVVEITSTSQEDYSIVVVEFDENISVEAAKQKVKDEVDSETSGEDWPTFNGAKVEPNIFDLSMSEEIPILNINISGDYPVDKLKEYGEYLEDKIESLQEIKQVDIRGAQEKEVEVAVDIYKMMAAQVSFDDVINTISRENMTMSAGNLISSGQRRTIRVIGEIEDPKDLEDFVVKSENNNAIYLRDIAKVSFKDEDRTTYAREFGEPVVMLDVKKRAGKNMVAAAEQIQVIVDDAIANTFPPDLKVSIANDQSSKTIGQVDDLVNNIIFGIILVVTVLMFFLGFKNALFVGFAIPMSMFMSLMILNLLGYTMNTMILFGLIMGLGMLVDNGIVVVENVYRLMEDEGMTRVQAAKKGIGEIAFPIIISTATTVAAFIPLGLWPGVMGQFMIYFPITLSVVLGSSLFVAIFFNSVLVSQFMTTEDKNMPLKQIIKISVIMGGIGLLILVFGGSYRGLGSLMIVTVFLLWIYRLFLRKWSNGFQNNVLPKWENAYEKSLRSALNKRKPIFITVGTFILLIVAFIGFGASVGSQRTKVEFFPDNTPNQIIVYIEYPEGTDIKKTNAITEAIEKRVYKIINDDAYKNGDFNFLTESAVSQVGEGAGNPQTDGGSAAEMPHRAKITATMREYKFRDGADSNVLLKKVQEDLKDIYPGVAISVEKDAVGPPAGYPINIELEGEDYSELIATAEKMKDFINSKNIQGIDELKVDVNKSKPSMQVEVDRKKAGELGVTSGQVGQQLRNAIFGAKAGVYKEDGEDYDIYVRFNEANRYNTSAIFNQRITFRDMASGQIKEVPVSTVVKQNNSSGFSAIKHQDTKRVVLLYSALAPGFTDAGAIVSQIQNEMQGFSDKPEAVSIDYTGQIEEQAKQMTFLMGAFFTGLGLIFFILIFQFNSVSKPAIIMIAIFLSLIGVFGGIVITGSSFVIMMTMMGIISLAGIVVNNGVVLLDYTQLLIDRKKVERNLDDDEYLEDNDLLEAIIKGGKARLRPVLLTAITTILGLIPLATGLNINFFTLFSEFDANIYMGGDNVIFWGPLAWTVIYGLLIATFLTLIVVPILFYLITKLKMRFIGKSREKEVLLNEAS; the protein is encoded by the coding sequence ATGACTGATAAAAAAAAGGTAGATAAGGAGTTTGTATTATCATCATGGGCTATTAATAACAAAACCACCATGTATGTGCTCATCACACTTATCCTATTTCTCGGCGCAAGCGCCTATTTTAGTATGCCTCGTGAAAGCTTTCCGGAAATAAAAGAAACTAAAATTTATATTAGTTCTGTTTATCCAGGAAACACAGCAGAAGATATTGAAAAGCTTATCACAGACCCCATTGAAGACAAGCTAAAAACCGTTAGTAATGTGGTTGAAATTACCTCAACATCGCAAGAAGACTATTCTATTGTTGTGGTTGAATTTGACGAAAATATTTCAGTAGAAGCTGCAAAGCAGAAAGTTAAAGATGAAGTAGATTCTGAAACCTCTGGTGAAGATTGGCCAACCTTTAATGGCGCAAAAGTAGAGCCAAATATTTTCGACTTAAGTATGTCTGAAGAGATCCCGATCTTGAACATTAATATCTCTGGAGATTACCCCGTTGATAAGTTGAAAGAATACGGTGAATATCTTGAAGATAAAATTGAAAGCCTGCAAGAAATCAAGCAAGTTGATATTCGTGGTGCTCAGGAAAAAGAAGTTGAAGTGGCGGTAGACATCTACAAAATGATGGCCGCCCAGGTTAGTTTTGATGATGTTATCAATACCATTAGCAGAGAAAACATGACCATGTCCGCTGGTAATTTAATTTCTAGTGGTCAACGACGAACTATTCGTGTTATTGGTGAAATTGAAGACCCAAAGGATCTTGAAGATTTTGTAGTGAAATCGGAAAACAATAACGCCATTTACCTTCGTGATATTGCTAAAGTGTCTTTTAAAGATGAAGACAGAACAACGTATGCTAGAGAATTTGGGGAGCCTGTTGTGATGCTAGACGTTAAAAAGCGTGCTGGTAAAAACATGGTAGCAGCGGCAGAACAGATTCAAGTAATTGTAGATGATGCTATTGCGAATACATTCCCTCCAGATTTAAAAGTAAGCATTGCTAATGATCAATCTTCAAAAACCATTGGTCAAGTGGACGATTTGGTAAACAACATCATATTTGGAATCATTCTCGTGGTCACGGTATTGATGTTTTTCTTAGGATTTAAGAATGCGTTATTTGTAGGTTTTGCCATTCCCATGTCTATGTTCATGTCACTCATGATTTTGAATCTCTTGGGCTATACCATGAATACCATGATTCTTTTCGGACTCATTATGGGGCTTGGTATGTTAGTAGATAACGGTATCGTTGTCGTTGAGAATGTGTACCGTTTAATGGAAGATGAAGGCATGACACGCGTACAAGCTGCAAAAAAAGGAATTGGTGAAATTGCATTTCCTATCATCATTTCTACAGCAACAACTGTAGCGGCATTTATTCCGCTAGGCTTATGGCCAGGTGTTATGGGACAATTCATGATCTATTTTCCAATCACACTATCCGTTGTTTTAGGTTCCTCATTATTTGTGGCTATCTTTTTCAACTCGGTATTGGTATCCCAATTTATGACTACGGAAGATAAGAACATGCCACTAAAACAAATCATTAAAATTTCCGTAATCATGGGCGGTATTGGTTTGCTTATTCTTGTTTTTGGAGGTAGCTACAGAGGCTTGGGCTCATTAATGATAGTTACCGTTTTTCTCCTTTGGATATATAGACTGTTTCTAAGAAAATGGTCCAACGGATTTCAAAATAATGTTTTGCCAAAATGGGAAAACGCCTATGAAAAATCGCTGAGGAGTGCTTTGAACAAAAGGAAACCAATCTTCATAACAGTTGGTACTTTTATATTACTTATTGTAGCATTTATCGGTTTTGGCGCTTCTGTTGGAAGTCAACGTACTAAAGTCGAGTTCTTTCCAGACAATACACCCAATCAGATCATCGTTTATATAGAATATCCAGAAGGCACAGACATTAAAAAAACCAATGCCATTACAGAAGCTATTGAAAAGCGTGTTTATAAAATTATAAATGACGATGCTTATAAAAATGGTGATTTTAACTTTTTAACCGAAAGTGCCGTATCTCAAGTTGGTGAAGGCGCAGGCAATCCTCAAACTGATGGCGGTTCTGCTGCAGAAATGCCACATCGTGCCAAAATAACGGCTACTATGCGCGAATATAAGTTTAGGGATGGTGCCGATAGTAATGTATTGCTTAAAAAGGTTCAGGAAGATTTAAAAGATATTTATCCGGGTGTTGCTATTTCTGTAGAAAAGGATGCTGTTGGCCCACCTGCAGGATACCCCATCAATATTGAATTGGAAGGTGAAGACTATTCTGAATTGATTGCAACTGCCGAAAAAATGAAGGATTTCATCAATTCGAAAAATATTCAAGGGATTGATGAATTGAAGGTTGACGTTAACAAATCAAAACCATCCATGCAAGTTGAAGTGGACAGAAAAAAAGCTGGTGAATTGGGCGTAACTTCAGGACAGGTAGGACAGCAATTACGGAATGCCATTTTTGGGGCTAAAGCTGGGGTTTATAAAGAAGATGGTGAAGACTATGATATTTATGTGCGTTTTAATGAAGCAAACAGATATAATACTAGTGCCATTTTCAATCAGAGAATAACCTTTAGGGATATGGCTTCAGGTCAAATAAAAGAAGTGCCCGTATCTACCGTTGTGAAACAAAACAATTCATCCGGTTTTAGTGCCATCAAGCACCAGGACACCAAACGTGTCGTACTTTTATATTCAGCATTAGCACCAGGATTTACCGATGCAGGAGCTATTGTTTCCCAAATACAAAACGAAATGCAGGGTTTTTCTGATAAACCAGAAGCCGTGAGTATTGATTATACGGGACAGATTGAAGAGCAAGCCAAACAAATGACATTCTTGATGGGTGCATTTTTTACAGGTTTGGGTTTAATATTTTTTATATTAATCTTCCAATTTAACTCGGTATCTAAACCCGCCATTATCATGATAGCTATCTTTTTAAGTTTAATTGGTGTGTTTGGTGGTATTGTGATTACGGGCAGTTCCTTCGTTATTATGATGACCATGATGGGCATTATATCCTTAGCAGGAATTGTAGTAAACAATGGTGTGGTTTTGCTGGATTACACGCAGTTATTAATAGACAGAAAAAAGGTGGAACGCAATTTGGATGATGATGAGTATTTAGAAGACAACGATTTATTGGAAGCCATTATTAAAGGCGGAAAAGCCCGTTTACGCCCTGTACTTTTAACAGCTATCACGACAATTTTAGGGTTAATCCCTCTAGCAACAGGTTTAAATATTAATTTCTTTACATTATTTAGCGAATTTGATGCTAATATTTATATGGGTGGTGATAATGTGATCTTTTGGGGTCCATTAGCGTGGACTGTGATTTACGGTCTGCTCATCGCAACTTTTTTAACGCTTATTGTCGTCCCCATATTATTTTATTTAATTACGAAACTCAAAATGCGTTTTATAGGTAAATCGCGTGAAAAGGAAGTGCTTCTTAATGAAGCATCATAG
- a CDS encoding four helix bundle protein gives MKEIKFNFEDLKVYQKALDFVDITYKATENFPKNEDYALSSQFRRASISIALNIAEGSGDSNAQFNRFLNISNGSIKECVVCSTIAKRLNYLSDEDDYNNRLLLEELSKMTSSLQKYLKSNNTNN, from the coding sequence ATGAAAGAGATTAAATTCAACTTCGAAGATTTAAAAGTTTATCAAAAAGCACTAGATTTTGTTGACATTACATATAAGGCGACAGAAAATTTCCCTAAAAATGAAGATTACGCTTTAAGTTCCCAGTTTAGAAGAGCATCAATTTCTATTGCACTAAATATTGCGGAAGGTTCTGGAGATAGCAACGCTCAGTTCAACAGGTTTTTAAATATTTCCAATGGCTCTATAAAAGAATGTGTCGTTTGTTCAACTATTGCCAAAAGATTAAATTACTTAAGTGATGAAGATGATTATAATAACCGATTATTACTTGAAGAGTTGTCTAAAATGACATCAAGTCTTCAAAAATATTTGAAGTCTAATAACACTAACAACTAA